The Mycolicibacterium insubricum DNA segment CGTTGAGTTCGCGGCGCAGATCGCGCAGTTGGCCGTGGGTGGAGGCCAGCTTCGGCAGGTCGCCGGAGGCGGTGCGTTTCTGCAGTTGCTCGTCCTGGCGGCGAGACAGCAGGTCGCGCATCTGCCCGGCGTCGAGCAGGCCCGGGATGCCCAGGTAGTCGGCCTCCTCGTCGGAGCCGGCCGGGGTGGCGGTGCCGAACGACGACCCGTCGAAGATCACCTGATCCAGCTCGGCGTCGGCGCCCAGGGACTCGAAACCGTTGTCCTGCTCGCCTTTTTCGTCCTTGCGCTGTTCGGCCAGTTCGGCGTCGAGCGGATCCTCGTCGCCGGTGGATTCGCGGTGCGGTTTGCCTAGGACGTGGTTGCGCTGTTCCTCCAGCTCGCTGGCCAGTTGCAGCAGGTTGGGCACCGAGGGCAGGAAGATGCTGGCGGTCTCGCCGGGGCGCCGGGAGCGGACGAACCGGCCGATGGCCTGGGCGAAGAACAGCGGGGTCGACGCGCTGGTGGCGTACACGCCGACGGCGAGTCGGGGCACGTCGACGCCCTCGGAGACCATCCGCACAGCCACCAGCCAGGTCGACGTCGACTCGGAGAACGCGCTGATCCGGTCCGAGGCGGTGGGGTCGTCGGAGAGCACGACGGTCGGCGTCTCGCCGGTGATTTTGCGCAGCAGGTCGGCGTAGGCGCGGGCGGAGGTCTGGTCCGAGGCCAGGATCATGCCGGCGGCGTCGGGGACGTGCTCGCGCTTCTGGGTCAGCCGCCGGTGGGCGGCGGCGATCACGGCGGGCATCCATTCGCCGGTCGGATCCAGCGCGGTGCGCCATGCGCGGGCGGTGTGCTCGGCGCTCAGCGGTTCGCCCAGGCGTGCGGAGTACTCTTCGCCCGCGCTGTCGCGCCAGCGGGCCTCACCGGAGTACGCCAGGAAGACCACCGGCCGCACGACGCCGTCGGCCAGGGCGTCGGAGTAGCCGTAGACGTGGTCGGCCTTGGAGCGCTGGAACCCGGCGGAGTCCGGTTCGTAGGTGACGAACGGGATGGGGCTGTCGTCGCTGCGGAACGGGGTGCCGGTGAGCGCGAGGCGCCGGGTGGCGTCGTCGAAGGCTTCCCGGATGGCCTCGCCCCAGGTCTTGGCGTCGCCGCCGTGGTGGATCTCGTCGAAGATGACCAGCGTCTTGCGGTTCTCGGTGCGCACCCGGTGCCGCGTCGGGTGGCTGGCGACCTGGGCGTAGGTGACGGCCACGCCGTGGTAGTCCGACGACGTCTGGGAGTCGGAGTTGGAGAACCGCGGGTCGATGGCGATGCCCATCCGCGCGGCGGCGTTGGCCCACTGCACCTTGAGGTGCTCGGTGGGGACGACGACGGTGACCTGCTCGACGGCCCGTTCGGCCAGCAGCTCGGCGGCGATCCGCAGG contains these protein-coding regions:
- a CDS encoding DEAD/DEAH box helicase — protein: MPADLAPSTQSLRGWQRRALVKYLAAKPRDFLAVATPGAGKTTFALRIAAELLAERAVEQVTVVVPTEHLKVQWANAAARMGIAIDPRFSNSDSQTSSDYHGVAVTYAQVASHPTRHRVRTENRKTLVIFDEIHHGGDAKTWGEAIREAFDDATRRLALTGTPFRSDDSPIPFVTYEPDSAGFQRSKADHVYGYSDALADGVVRPVVFLAYSGEARWRDSAGEEYSARLGEPLSAEHTARAWRTALDPTGEWMPAVIAAAHRRLTQKREHVPDAAGMILASDQTSARAYADLLRKITGETPTVVLSDDPTASDRISAFSESTSTWLVAVRMVSEGVDVPRLAVGVYATSASTPLFFAQAIGRFVRSRRPGETASIFLPSVPNLLQLASELEEQRNHVLGKPHRESTGDEDPLDAELAEQRKDEKGEQDNGFESLGADAELDQVIFDGSSFGTATPAGSDEEADYLGIPGLLDAGQMRDLLSRRQDEQLQKRTASGDLPKLASTHGQLRDLRRELNALVSATHHKSGKPHGWIHNELRRRCGGPPVAAANRDQLRARIDAVRVLNREL